In one Fibrobacter sp. genomic region, the following are encoded:
- a CDS encoding RtcB family protein gives MQIEGKFTGASIFANTIEPETIEQVKRVCDHPIFRDCSIKVMPDCHAGAGCVIGFTSDMPHYGEIIPNIIGVDQSCGMYVVKLEESPLLNDYEKLDKVIRGHVPCGFDGRDAVSEEVPEDLYEDVRRISTDILKDNYVTHLKKIGSLGGGNHFISIEKGETGTYLIIHSGSRNFGNKLAVHFQSIANEKHCYGEGVLKTLSYIDGKDAEEYLKCANVCRRFAHWSRKIMAKTIMVGMRWKEESSFETLHNYIGNDNIIRKGAISCNADEKVLIPLNMRDGSLICVGKGNAEWNNSGPHGAGRVLSRTAARETLSMKEYKSTMEGIWTSCVNVSTIDESPMAYKNGDEIKSLIQSTAAVVDHLKPVYNFKCAEDASFIKRRKEKMKER, from the coding sequence ATGCAAATAGAAGGCAAGTTCACCGGGGCAAGCATTTTTGCAAACACTATTGAGCCTGAAACTATTGAACAGGTGAAGCGTGTTTGCGACCATCCCATTTTCAGGGATTGCAGCATCAAGGTGATGCCCGATTGTCACGCAGGCGCGGGCTGCGTCATCGGCTTTACATCGGATATGCCGCACTATGGAGAAATCATCCCGAACATCATCGGCGTGGATCAGAGTTGCGGAATGTACGTGGTGAAGTTGGAAGAATCGCCACTCCTGAACGATTACGAAAAACTTGACAAGGTCATCCGCGGGCACGTGCCCTGCGGCTTTGACGGGCGTGACGCCGTCAGTGAAGAAGTTCCTGAAGACTTGTACGAAGATGTCCGTCGTATTTCCACAGACATCCTGAAAGACAATTACGTTACCCACTTGAAGAAAATCGGATCCCTGGGCGGCGGCAATCATTTTATTTCCATCGAGAAGGGCGAAACCGGAACCTATCTGATTATCCACAGCGGTTCCCGAAACTTCGGAAACAAATTGGCAGTTCATTTCCAGAGTATCGCCAATGAAAAGCATTGCTACGGTGAAGGCGTTCTGAAGACACTCTCGTACATCGACGGCAAGGACGCCGAGGAATACCTGAAGTGCGCCAATGTGTGCAGGCGTTTTGCCCATTGGTCCCGAAAGATTATGGCGAAGACGATTATGGTGGGCATGCGCTGGAAAGAAGAAAGTTCCTTTGAAACGCTCCACAACTACATCGGAAACGACAACATCATTCGCAAGGGCGCGATCAGCTGCAATGCCGATGAGAAGGTTCTGATTCCGCTGAACATGCGAGACGGTTCGCTGATTTGCGTTGGCAAGGGTAACGCAGAATGGAACAACAGTGGCCCCCACGGCGCAGGCAGAGTTCTTTCACGCACCGCGGCTCGCGAAACGCTTTCCATGAAGGAATACAAGAGCACCATGGAAGGCATCTGGACCAGCTGCGTAAACGTTTCAACCATCGACGAATCTCCCATGGCCTACAAGAACGGCGACGAAATCAAGTCGCTCATCCAGAGTACCGCCGCAGTCGTTGATCACCTGAAGCCCGTTTACAACTTCAAGTGCGCCGAAGACGCCTCGTTCATCAAAAGGCGAAAAGAAAAGATGAAGGAAAGGTGA
- a CDS encoding GNAT family N-acetyltransferase, with product MLPCQREDFLRISEKGCFCYPPLDPTQDDDPVSLDSFFCNVAPCEDEDHFFRTYKFVENGREDDILALASIANSSITFDTYEDTPDSLQGSGYNEAFPAVMLSAFGVRLDLQKKGIGKRAFELLLEGIRKHSFAGVRLLTLHPLPEAVRFYLGRDCKPFYDEEGLEVESMVLDVWKKESKEL from the coding sequence ATGCTTCCCTGCCAAAGGGAAGATTTTTTACGCATTTCAGAAAAAGGATGTTTTTGTTATCCCCCCTTGGATCCAACGCAAGATGACGACCCCGTTTCTCTAGATTCGTTCTTTTGCAATGTAGCGCCCTGTGAGGATGAAGACCATTTTTTCAGGACCTACAAGTTTGTAGAAAACGGACGGGAAGACGACATTCTTGCACTTGCTAGCATCGCAAATTCGAGCATAACCTTTGATACATACGAGGATACGCCGGATTCGTTACAAGGTTCAGGCTATAACGAAGCGTTTCCTGCAGTCATGCTTTCTGCATTTGGTGTAAGGTTGGATCTTCAAAAGAAAGGTATCGGAAAAAGGGCGTTTGAATTACTTTTGGAGGGTATTCGCAAACATTCTTTCGCTGGAGTTCGACTCTTGACCCTCCATCCCTTGCCAGAAGCGGTTCGCTTTTATCTCGGAAGAGATTGCAAACCTTTTTACGACGAAGAAGGTTTGGAGGTGGAATCCATGGTACTGGATGTCTGGAAAAAGGAAAGTAAGGAATTATGA
- a CDS encoding LysR family transcriptional regulator, giving the protein MELRTLKYFLAVAQEESISKAASDVLFVTQPTLSRQMQELEEELGVKLFERSNKKTILTEDGILFRKRAEEIVALAERTANEFKVASQQELTGDIFVGGGETDGMRVIAKVFKKFNEKHPQVRLNLFSGNAADVTEKLDQGLLDFGILIEPVNKQKYDYLALQSKDTWGLLVRRDSELAERKFIRPADLTKIPLIVSRQSFRSNEFSGWLGRIPLNVIATYNLLFNASLMVKEGVGCALGLDKIISTSEDSELKFIPLRPAREVGLVAVYKKNAAFSKPAALFLEMLKQELE; this is encoded by the coding sequence ATGGAACTTCGAACCCTCAAATACTTCTTAGCCGTCGCCCAGGAAGAAAGCATTTCCAAGGCGGCAAGCGACGTACTGTTCGTCACCCAGCCAACACTTTCCCGCCAAATGCAGGAACTGGAAGAAGAGCTGGGCGTAAAGCTGTTTGAGCGTTCCAACAAGAAGACCATCCTTACCGAAGACGGCATTCTCTTCCGCAAGAGAGCCGAAGAAATCGTAGCCCTTGCAGAACGCACCGCAAACGAATTCAAGGTCGCAAGCCAACAGGAACTGACCGGCGACATTTTCGTGGGCGGCGGGGAAACCGACGGCATGCGAGTCATCGCCAAAGTCTTCAAGAAATTCAACGAAAAACATCCTCAAGTCCGCCTGAACCTGTTCAGCGGAAACGCCGCAGATGTTACCGAAAAACTGGACCAGGGCTTACTGGATTTCGGCATTCTCATCGAGCCTGTAAACAAGCAAAAGTACGATTACCTTGCCCTGCAAAGCAAAGACACCTGGGGGCTCCTCGTTCGCAGAGATTCGGAACTTGCAGAACGCAAATTTATAAGGCCCGCAGACCTAACAAAAATTCCGCTGATTGTTTCTAGGCAGTCCTTCAGGAGCAACGAATTTTCCGGCTGGCTGGGCCGCATTCCCCTGAATGTCATCGCCACATACAACTTGCTCTTTAACGCCTCCCTCATGGTAAAGGAAGGCGTAGGCTGTGCCCTTGGCCTAGACAAAATCATCAGCACTTCTGAAGATAGCGAGCTGAAGTTCATCCCGCTGCGACCCGCCCGAGAAGTGGGCCTGGTGGCCGTCTATAAAAAGAACGCCGCCTTCAGTAAGCCGGCAGCGCTCTTCCTGGAAATGCTCAAGCAGGAACTGGAATAA
- a CDS encoding flavin reductase family protein: MRKDLGVKPYLYPQPVLVIGTYNEDGSANAMVAAWGSVSDMNQIAIYVANSHKTMDNIKARKFFTISMATEKDIKAIDYLGIASGHKVADKFAKSGLTAVKSEHVDAPLIAELPLTLECKLISYAEEPELLLGEIVNVTADESILDENGKVDVKKLNPICYDTANHGYYSIGDRIGNAFSDGKSIK; encoded by the coding sequence ATGCGTAAAGATCTTGGCGTCAAGCCCTATTTGTATCCCCAGCCCGTTCTGGTTATCGGAACCTACAACGAAGATGGTTCCGCCAACGCCATGGTAGCCGCCTGGGGCAGCGTCAGTGACATGAACCAGATTGCCATCTACGTGGCCAATAGCCACAAAACCATGGACAATATCAAGGCTCGCAAGTTCTTTACCATTAGTATGGCTACCGAAAAAGACATTAAGGCTATCGATTACCTGGGAATCGCCAGCGGTCACAAAGTTGCAGATAAATTCGCCAAATCCGGTCTCACCGCCGTCAAAAGCGAACATGTGGACGCCCCGCTCATCGCAGAACTCCCCCTAACTCTGGAATGCAAGCTCATAAGCTATGCCGAGGAACCCGAACTTTTGCTAGGTGAAATCGTCAACGTCACCGCCGACGAATCCATCCTAGATGAAAACGGTAAAGTGGACGTAAAAAAGCTGAACCCCATCTGCTACGACACCGCCAATCACGGCTACTACTCCATTGGAGACCGCATCGGTAACGCCTTCAGCGACGGAAAATCCATAAAGTAA
- a CDS encoding glutathione peroxidase — translation MSQDIYQFTVKNNKGEDVSLSQFRGKVLLIVNTATKCGFTPQYNDLDELYDKYGPQGLEILDFPCNQFGSQAPGSDEEIQEFCTLRFSTKFPRFQKIDVNGENAIPLYQWLKAQTGVKKFSLKHPLMSLVTIMASKANKQSSGDNDIRWNFTKFLVSADGEVLGRFEPAVTGKDLEPAIQKALSK, via the coding sequence ATGTCCCAGGATATTTATCAATTTACGGTGAAGAATAACAAGGGTGAAGATGTTTCTCTTTCTCAGTTCAGGGGCAAGGTGCTGCTGATTGTGAATACGGCTACCAAGTGCGGGTTTACGCCTCAGTACAACGACCTGGATGAACTTTACGATAAGTACGGCCCGCAGGGTCTGGAAATTCTTGACTTTCCCTGCAATCAGTTCGGCAGCCAGGCGCCTGGCTCCGACGAGGAAATTCAGGAATTCTGCACTTTACGTTTTAGCACCAAGTTCCCCCGCTTCCAGAAGATTGATGTGAACGGCGAAAATGCTATTCCTCTTTATCAGTGGCTTAAGGCTCAGACTGGCGTGAAGAAGTTCAGCCTGAAGCATCCGCTGATGAGTCTGGTGACCATCATGGCATCCAAGGCCAACAAGCAGTCCTCCGGGGATAACGATATCCGCTGGAACTTTACTAAGTTCCTGGTAAGTGCCGATGGTGAAGTGCTGGGCCGTTTTGAACCTGCGGTTACCGGCAAGGATTTGGAACCGGCTATTCAGAAGGCTTTAAGCAAGTAA
- a CDS encoding O-acetylhomoserine aminocarboxypropyltransferase/cysteine synthase, with product MSQNLHFETLQLHVGQESADPATDSRAVPIYATTSYVFHNSQHAADRFGLRDAGNIYGRLTNSTQGVFEQRIAALEGGSAALAVASGAAAITYAIEALAQAGDHVVAQKTIYGGSYNLLKHTLAPFGVSTSFVDTHNLAEVEAAIKENTKILYLETLGNPNSDVSDIDALIELGHKHGLAVIVDNTFGTPYLFRPIEHGADVVVHSATKFIGGHGTTLGGIIIESGKTNWKSGKFPTIANPNVSYHGVSFADAVPGAAFVTYIRAILLRDQGAAISPFAAWALIQGTETLSLRIERHVENTKKVVEFLSKHPKVASVSHPSLPSHPDHENFKKYFPKGGASIFTFEIKGGQAEAWKFIDSLKIFSLLANVADVKSLVIHPYTTTHSELNEEEFKEQNITPSTIRLSIGTEHIDDIIADLAQALEQV from the coding sequence ATGTCTCAGAATCTTCACTTTGAAACTCTTCAGCTCCACGTTGGCCAGGAATCCGCAGACCCCGCAACCGATTCTCGCGCAGTTCCTATTTACGCAACCACCTCTTACGTTTTCCACAACTCCCAGCATGCCGCTGACCGTTTCGGCCTTCGCGATGCCGGTAACATTTACGGTCGCTTGACCAACTCCACCCAGGGCGTTTTCGAACAGCGTATCGCTGCCCTGGAAGGTGGTTCCGCAGCTCTCGCCGTTGCATCCGGTGCTGCTGCCATTACTTATGCCATTGAAGCTCTCGCTCAGGCTGGCGATCACGTGGTTGCCCAGAAGACCATTTACGGTGGCTCCTACAACTTGCTGAAGCACACCTTGGCTCCTTTCGGCGTCAGCACTTCTTTCGTTGACACTCACAACCTGGCTGAAGTGGAAGCTGCCATCAAGGAAAACACCAAGATCCTTTACCTGGAAACTCTTGGTAATCCCAACTCTGATGTTTCTGATATTGACGCACTTATTGAACTCGGTCACAAGCACGGCCTCGCCGTTATCGTCGACAACACCTTCGGCACTCCGTATCTGTTCCGCCCCATCGAACACGGCGCAGACGTTGTTGTTCATTCCGCTACTAAGTTCATCGGCGGTCACGGTACCACTCTCGGCGGCATCATCATTGAATCCGGTAAGACCAACTGGAAGTCTGGCAAGTTCCCCACCATCGCTAACCCCAACGTGAGCTACCACGGCGTAAGCTTCGCCGACGCTGTTCCGGGTGCCGCATTCGTGACCTACATCCGCGCCATTCTCCTTCGCGACCAGGGCGCTGCAATTTCCCCGTTTGCTGCATGGGCTCTCATCCAGGGTACTGAAACCTTGTCCCTGCGTATCGAACGCCATGTGGAAAATACCAAGAAGGTTGTGGAATTCCTTTCCAAGCACCCGAAGGTTGCATCCGTTAGCCACCCCAGCCTGCCGTCTCATCCGGATCACGAAAACTTCAAGAAGTATTTCCCCAAGGGTGGCGCCTCCATCTTTACCTTTGAAATCAAGGGCGGTCAGGCCGAAGCCTGGAAGTTCATTGATAGCCTGAAGATCTTTAGCCTCTTGGCAAACGTTGCCGATGTGAAGAGCCTGGTGATTCATCCGTACACCACCACTCATTCCGAACTGAACGAAGAAGAATTCAAGGAACAGAATATCACTCCGTCCACCATCCGCCTCTCCATCGGTACCGAACACATCGATGACATTATTGCGGACCTCGCTCAGGCACTGGAACAAGTGTAA
- the cysK gene encoding cysteine synthase A — translation MSKIYTSADQLIGHTPLLELTHIEAANNLGAKVLAKLEYFNPAGSVKDRIAKGILDDAEKSGKLKPGAVIIEPTSGNTGIGLASVAAARGYRIIIVMPETMSVERRQIIKAYGAELVLTEGAKGMKGAIARANELAAEIPNSFIPGQFVNPANPATHRASTGPEIWEDTDGKVDIFVAGVGTGGTVTGVGEYLKSQNPNVKVVAVEPASSPVLSKGVAGAHKIQGIGAGFVPDTLNTKVYDEIIAVENEAAFEAGREIGHKEGVLVGISSGAALWAAKELAKRPENKGKTIVALLPDTGDRYLSTALFAE, via the coding sequence ATGTCTAAGATTTATACTTCTGCAGATCAGCTGATTGGTCACACTCCTCTTCTGGAACTTACTCACATCGAAGCCGCTAACAATCTCGGTGCGAAGGTTCTGGCAAAGCTTGAATATTTCAACCCCGCTGGCTCCGTGAAGGACCGTATCGCCAAGGGCATTCTGGATGACGCTGAAAAGTCCGGCAAGCTGAAGCCCGGTGCAGTGATTATCGAACCGACCTCCGGTAACACTGGCATTGGCCTTGCTTCCGTTGCTGCAGCCCGCGGCTACCGCATCATCATCGTGATGCCCGAAACCATGAGCGTTGAACGCCGCCAGATCATCAAGGCCTACGGTGCAGAACTTGTTCTTACCGAAGGCGCCAAGGGCATGAAGGGTGCTATCGCCCGTGCCAACGAACTGGCTGCAGAAATTCCTAACAGCTTTATCCCGGGCCAGTTCGTGAACCCGGCAAACCCGGCAACTCACCGTGCCTCTACCGGCCCGGAAATCTGGGAAGACACCGACGGTAAGGTGGATATCTTTGTTGCCGGTGTGGGTACCGGTGGTACCGTCACGGGCGTTGGCGAATATCTGAAGTCCCAGAACCCCAACGTGAAGGTTGTGGCTGTTGAACCCGCTTCCTCTCCGGTACTTTCCAAGGGTGTTGCTGGCGCTCACAAGATCCAGGGCATTGGCGCAGGTTTCGTTCCTGACACCTTGAACACCAAGGTCTATGACGAAATCATCGCAGTGGAAAACGAAGCCGCATTCGAAGCCGGCCGCGAAATCGGCCACAAGGAAGGCGTGCTGGTGGGCATCTCTTCTGGTGCCGCCCTTTGGGCCGCCAAGGAACTGGCAAAGCGTCCGGAAAACAAGGGCAAGACCATCGTGGCTCTGCTCCCGGATACCGGCGACCGCTACCTTTCTACCGCATTGTTCGCTGAGTAA